The Euzebya sp. genomic interval GGGAGGGGTCGGCGTGCTCGCCCTCGGCGATCAGAACCTCGCCGAGCAGGCCCATGCGCTCGGCGATCAGGGCGGCGGTCGCGAAGCGGTTCGACCCGCCGATCCGCTCGACGGACAGCCCGTCGCGGAACAGCTCGCCGGCGATCGCCTCGGACAGCGCCGCCTCGCCACCCAGCAGGATCGCGGTCTCGGCGCCCAGGCGATCGATCTCCTCCGACACCTCGGCCGGCAGCTGCTCGGCCTCGCTCAGCAGCACCGGCGCGCTCATCGACGCGGCCAGCGGGGCCGCGGCCAACGCGTCGGCGTACACGCCGCCGGTGGCGATGAACACCGTGTCGGCCGTGAGGTAGGTGTCCTGCGACACCTCGATGGCGGTGGTGACCCGGCCGGGGCCGGCGAGGCGGGCGATGTCGAGGGGCTCGTCCTGGGCGACGGCCGCCGGGACGGCGGCGAGCACCAGGGTGAGCGCCACGACCAGGGTGGTGGCGGTCTTGCGCATCGGGGTCTCCGGTCTCAGGCGATGCCCACGATCTCGGCGGTGGCGAGGACATGGCCCTCCGCCGCCTTGCGGAGCTCGTGGCGGGTGGCGCCGGGGGACAGCTCGACCAGCTCGGCGTCCATGGCGAACAGCCGGAAGAAGTAGCGGTGCGGCCCGCGGTCCTCCGCGGAGGTCGGCCCGGTCCACCCGGAGTTGTCGAACTCGTTGAGGCCCTGGTACAGCTCGAACCCCTCGTGGGAGACGAGCGCCTGGTCGCCGAGGTCCTCGGGCAGCCCGTCGGTCTCGTCGGGCAGGATCCCGTAGACGACCCAGTGGGTGACGACGCCCTCGTCGCCGTCGCGGTCCTCGCAGATCAGGACGAGCTCCTTGGTGCCCTCGGGCACCCCCTCCCACGTGAGGGGTGGGGACACGTCGTCGCCGTCCTGGGTGAAGCGGACCGGCAGGTCGTCGTCGTGGTCGAACGCGGGGCTGGTGAGGCGGAAGGCCGCCATCAGGCTGTGTTCCTCGAGATGTGCATCTACAGGTCCGACAGTGTCGCATGTTCCGACCGCGGCCGCGGGCGGACCGCCAACCCGGCTCGCTCGAGGGCGGCGCAGGCGGCCAGGACCGTCGCGTCGTCACCGCGGCGGCCCACCACCTGCAACCCGATCGGCAGGCCGCTGCCGGGACCCGTCCCGGGCGTGACCCCGACCGGGACGGAGGCGGCTGGCAGCCCGCACAGGTTGGCGGGGAACGTGTAGGCGGTCATCGCGTCGATCAGGTCGGTGTCGAGGACGCCCTCGGCCAGGTCGGCATCGCTCGGGCGGGGTGGCGCGGGCAGGGCGACGGTGGGGACCAGCAGGACGTCGACGTCGTCGAAGGCGCGGTCGAGGCCGTCCGCGAGCAGCTGGCGGACCTGCTGGGCGCGCAGGTAGTCCGCGCCGCTGATGTTCGCCGCCTGGGCGACGGCGGTCCGGATGTCGGCGGAGAACGCCTCCGGGCGGTCGCGCAGGGTCTCCCAGATCCCGGCGGTCAGCTCGCTCAGGGCGGTCGCGTAGCCGGCTGTCCGGGCCAGCTCGATCCCGGGGATCGTCACAGGGGTCGGGGACAGCTCGGCCGCCGCGGCGCGGCACGGCGCGTCGACGGCCGGGTCGGGCTGGCCCCACCAGGCCCAGTCGACGCCGTAGCGGAGGGGCCGGTCGACCACGTCGTAGCGGCGGTCCGCCAGGACGCCGAGGACCGTGGCGAGGTCGTCGGCGCAGCGGGCCAGTGGTCCCAGGTGGTCGAGGGACCACCAGCCGACGGGGGCGGTCCCGTCGCCGGGCACGACACCCCAGCTGGGCTTGATGCCGAACACGCCGCAGACCGCGGCGGGGATGCGGATCGACCCGCCGCCGTCGCTGCCGACGCCCACCGTGGTCAGGCCGGCGGCGACCGCCGCGCCGGTGCCCGAGGACGACCCGCCGGTCAGACGGGACAGGTCGTGGGGGTTGCGGGGCGTCGGCTGGGCGCCGCTGGTCCCCGTCGGGCTCAACCCCAGCTCCGTCGTGTGGGTCTTGCCGGCGATCACCGCCCCGGCGTCGCGCAGGCGTCGGACCAGGGTCGCCTCGACCGCGCCGTCGCGGGCCGGGTCGTGGTAGGCCAGCTCCCGCGTGCCGGCGAGGGTCCGGTAGCCGGCCACGGCGACAGCGTCCTTGACCGCGACCAGCACCCCGTCGAGCGGCCCGATCGCGTTCCCGGCGGCGTGGCGCTCGGTCGCGGCGCGGGCCTGGTCGATGACGTCGTCGGCGTGGACGGCGCGGAACGCCGCGAGCGGCCCGTCGACCGGATCGGCGGCGAGGAAGGTCTCGGCGACCCCGATCGGTGTCGCCCGGCCGGCGGCGAACGCGTCCTGCAGGTCCGCGAGGGTGGTCACGGGGTCCGTCGGGGGCGGGGGAGGGGCGGCGCGACCGCCGGTGGCACCGGGCCGATCCGCGCCTCGCGCAGGGCCTCCAGCCCGAGCTGGCCCCGACCGACCAGGCGCACCCCGGCGCGGAGCACGGGGACCTCGGACGCGCGCGCGCTCACGCGCAGCGCACGGCCGGTCAGGCGACGGGGGTTCGGGAGGGGCACCTAGTACAGGCCGTTCCGCTTGACGTGCTCGAGGAACGGACGTGGGGAGGACGGGAGCTGCAGGTAGTCGACCTCGGACTCCCACACCCGCAGCAGCTGGCCCCAGCTGACCTCGCGCAGCTGGATGTCGCCGGCGCGGGGCTGGTGGGGCAGCTCGCGCGGGAGGTCGCGCCGCAGCTGCTCCATCCGGACGCTCAGCTGGCGGGCGGCCGGGCTGCCGCCGGCGTAGACGACGGCGACGGCGAGCGTCTTCGACAGGTGCCGGGCGTGCTCGATGCCGGCGTCGATCAGCTCGAGCAACCGGTCGCGGCCCTTGGTGCCGCGGTCGAGCTCGTCGAGGACGGTGTCCACCAGGCAGAGCACGTCGGGCGACTCGATGCGGACCGGCACCTCGATCGGGGCGCGGAACTGCGCCAGATCCGCCTCGGTGGCGCCGGCTGCGCTCGCGCGCTCGCGGATCGCGGCGACGTACCCGCGGGACGGCTGCAGGAGCGGATCGGCGTGCTCGCCGGTCCACAGCTGCACGCGCACGGGCGCGGTGACCCCGGTCCCACCGAACTGCTGCAGCCGGTAGGCGAGCCAGTCCTCGTCGTAGTGGGTCTCGAGGGTCTGGAAGACGTTCCAGGCCAGCAGGTCCAGGCTGAGGGGGTCCTCGAGCGCGCGCTCGAAGCGATCCTCACCCAGGTGTGCGCGGGCGCGGTCGGCCCAGAAGACGGGCATCGGCTTGGTCGTGGTCGCCATGGCGGCACGAAGACTACAGAGGATCGCCGCCGTTCCTGAACCTGGGACCGCGGATCAGGGGTCGTCGACCGGCGGGGGCGGGGGCAGGTCGAGGGAGGGGTCCTCGGCGTCGGCCCGCTCGATCTCCTCCCGCGTGATGCCGAGGAGGAACAGGACCGCGTCGAGGTACGGGACGTTCACCGCGACCTCGGCCTGCTCGCGCACGACCGGCTTGGCGTTGAAGGCGATGCCGAGCCCGGCCCGGGACAGCATGTCGAGGTCGTTGGCGCCGTCGCCGACCGCGACGGTCTGGGACAGCGGGACGCCCTCGCGGGCGGCGACCTGCTCGAGGTGGCGGGCCTTCGCCTGGCGGTCCACGACCGGTCCGACCAGCCCGCCGGTCAGCGTCCCGTCGACGATCTCGAGAGTGTTCGCGTAGGCGTAGTCGACGCCGAGGTCGGCGGCGAGCGCGTCGGTGACCTGGGTGAACCCGCCGGAGACGATCGCGGTGACGAAGCCGAGGCGGCTGAGGGTCCGGATGACGGTCCGCGCCCCCGGCGTCAGCCGCAGGTGGCTGCGGACGTGGTCGACGGCGGATGCGGGACACCCCTCGAGCAGGGCGACGCGGGCGCGCAGGGACTGCTCGAAGTCGAGCTCGCCGCGCATCGCCCGCTCGGTGATCTCCGCCACCTCCTCCGCGCAGCCCGCGTGGGCGGCGAGCAGCTCGATGACCTCGCCGTCCACCAGCGTCGAGTCGACGTCGAAGACGATCAGCCGCTTGGCGCGGCGGTGCAGCCCCGCCCGCTGCACCGCGACGTCGACGCGGGCCGCGGCCGCCGCCGGCCCGACTGAGCCCTTCAGGACCGCGGTGTCGGCCACGCCGCTGACGAGCAGCTCGAAGCTCATGATCGGGTAGCGGCTGAGCCGCTCGATCCGCTCGATGTTGCCGCCGACCGCGGCGATCGCGGCGGTGATGTCGGCGATGGCGCCCGGGCGCAGCGGCTGGCCGAGGATGCTGACGTGGTGGCGGTCGACCGGGTCGCGGCGTTCCGGGCGGCGGTGGCTGACCTGCTCCACCTCGCAGCTGACGCCGTGCTCGGCGGCGACCGCCTCCAGGGCCTCGCGCACCGGGTCGACGTCCCCGCCCGGGGAGACGAGGATCCCCAGCACCAGCCGGTCCTGGATGACGACCTGCTCCATGTCGAGGATGCGGGCGTCGGCTCGCGCGAGCTCGGCGCACAGGCGGGAGGTCAGGCCCGGGCGGTCGCGTCCGGTGACGGTGATCAGCAGGGCTGCGGCGTCGTCCATCGCCTCGTAGCCTGCCTGCTCAGGTCCATGGATCGCATCCCGAAGCCGGCCGAGCTGCTGGCCGCACGCGAGGCGAGCGCCGCGCTCTTCAGCCAGCTGCAGCGCTGGTTCGACGTGCCGGACGAGGTGTCCCTCGACCTCCGGTCGATCGACTCCGCGGACGCCCAGCTGGTCGACGCGCAGTACGTCATGGCCACCGCGATGCGCAAGCTGCAGGCGCTGCACCTGCTGACCACGCCGGGGGTGGTGACCACCACCGACGTGGTGCTGACCATCGTCCAGGACCTCGAGCGGGCGTTGCAGCAGGCCCCCCGTGCGCGCCTGCGGCGCGAGGCGGCGACCACGGACTGGGATGCCGAGCTGGCCGCCCTCGGCGACGGGGACCTCGATGCCGAGGACGAGCCCGAGACGCTCCTCGACGACGAGAGCCG includes:
- a CDS encoding amidase produces the protein MTTLADLQDAFAAGRATPIGVAETFLAADPVDGPLAAFRAVHADDVIDQARAATERHAAGNAIGPLDGVLVAVKDAVAVAGYRTLAGTRELAYHDPARDGAVEATLVRRLRDAGAVIAGKTHTTELGLSPTGTSGAQPTPRNPHDLSRLTGGSSSGTGAAVAAGLTTVGVGSDGGGSIRIPAAVCGVFGIKPSWGVVPGDGTAPVGWWSLDHLGPLARCADDLATVLGVLADRRYDVVDRPLRYGVDWAWWGQPDPAVDAPCRAAAAELSPTPVTIPGIELARTAGYATALSELTAGIWETLRDRPEAFSADIRTAVAQAANISGADYLRAQQVRQLLADGLDRAFDDVDVLLVPTVALPAPPRPSDADLAEGVLDTDLIDAMTAYTFPANLCGLPAASVPVGVTPGTGPGSGLPIGLQVVGRRGDDATVLAACAALERAGLAVRPRPRSEHATLSDL
- a CDS encoding YbhB/YbcL family Raf kinase inhibitor-like protein, yielding MAAFRLTSPAFDHDDDLPVRFTQDGDDVSPPLTWEGVPEGTKELVLICEDRDGDEGVVTHWVVYGILPDETDGLPEDLGDQALVSHEGFELYQGLNEFDNSGWTGPTSAEDRGPHRYFFRLFAMDAELVELSPGATRHELRKAAEGHVLATAEIVGIA
- the serB gene encoding phosphoserine phosphatase SerB, producing the protein MDDAAALLITVTGRDRPGLTSRLCAELARADARILDMEQVVIQDRLVLGILVSPGGDVDPVREALEAVAAEHGVSCEVEQVSHRRPERRDPVDRHHVSILGQPLRPGAIADITAAIAAVGGNIERIERLSRYPIMSFELLVSGVADTAVLKGSVGPAAAAARVDVAVQRAGLHRRAKRLIVFDVDSTLVDGEVIELLAAHAGCAEEVAEITERAMRGELDFEQSLRARVALLEGCPASAVDHVRSHLRLTPGARTVIRTLSRLGFVTAIVSGGFTQVTDALAADLGVDYAYANTLEIVDGTLTGGLVGPVVDRQAKARHLEQVAAREGVPLSQTVAVGDGANDLDMLSRAGLGIAFNAKPVVREQAEVAVNVPYLDAVLFLLGITREEIERADAEDPSLDLPPPPPVDDP